One Picrophilus oshimae DSM 9789 genomic region harbors:
- a CDS encoding 30S ribosomal protein S27ae, with the protein MEKRELYELKDNKIVRKRRFCPRCGPGVFLAEHEDRFSCGRCGYTEFKRKN; encoded by the coding sequence ATGGAGAAGAGAGAATTATATGAATTAAAGGATAACAAAATAGTAAGAAAGAGAAGGTTCTGCCCAAGATGCGGCCCTGGCGTCTTCCTTGCAGAGCACGAGGATAGATTCTCCTGCGGCAGATGTGGCTACACAGAATTTAAAAGGAAAAATTAA
- a CDS encoding 30S ribosomal protein S24e, which yields MAKLEFNVDMERDNKLLFRKEINYTIKFENDKTPSREDIRKLLANNYGSDESLIIVDKNRQETGKHEIKGYAKIYDTKEHAMLYEPDYELFRNKLKVKEGNQ from the coding sequence ATGGCAAAACTTGAATTTAACGTTGATATGGAGAGGGATAACAAGCTACTGTTTAGAAAGGAGATAAATTACACAATAAAATTCGAGAACGATAAGACACCAAGCAGGGAGGATATAAGAAAGCTGCTTGCCAATAACTACGGCTCAGACGAATCATTGATTATAGTCGATAAAAACAGACAGGAAACAGGCAAGCATGAAATAAAGGGATACGCAAAGATTTACGATACAAAGGAGCATGCAATGCTCTATGAGCCGGATTACGAGCTTTTTAGAAACAAATTAAAGGTAAAGGAAGGTAATCAGTAA
- a CDS encoding DUF359 domain-containing protein: MQLKFDHDLVLNQESINKIKEFSHSICSIDDIKKHGGRIITVGDVTTENLERAGLDIFIEVVDLKTKRGEKTYNHRENSISIENRPGTISLSLIRAIESSIKSNKKTRIEINGEEDLAVIPIIFYGDINTLVVYGVPDTGMACIFINTEIKSMVTDILRDLNGKT; the protein is encoded by the coding sequence ATGCAATTAAAGTTCGATCATGACCTTGTATTAAACCAGGAGTCCATAAATAAAATAAAAGAATTTTCACATAGTATTTGCAGCATTGATGATATTAAAAAACATGGTGGCAGGATCATAACCGTGGGCGATGTAACAACAGAGAACCTTGAAAGGGCAGGTCTTGATATATTTATCGAGGTTGTTGACCTAAAAACGAAGCGCGGAGAGAAAACATATAATCATAGGGAAAATTCCATATCCATAGAAAACAGGCCAGGAACGATATCGTTATCGTTAATAAGGGCCATAGAATCATCAATAAAAAGTAATAAAAAGACAAGAATTGAAATAAATGGTGAGGAGGATCTTGCCGTAATACCGATAATTTTTTATGGCGATATTAATACACTAGTTGTGTATGGTGTACCAGATACAGGTATGGCATGCATATTTATAAATACTGAAATAAAATCTATGGTAACTGATATATTGAGGGATTTAAATGGCAAAACTTGA
- the spt4 gene encoding transcription elongation factor subunit Spt4, producing MKKQYLACKICKRLTTDQFCPVHGDEKTTEEWFGFVIVNDPEGSVIAKRAGITEPGMYAIKVRS from the coding sequence GTGAAAAAGCAGTATCTTGCATGCAAGATCTGTAAAAGGCTTACCACGGACCAGTTCTGCCCTGTTCATGGCGATGAGAAGACCACAGAGGAGTGGTTTGGCTTTGTTATTGTAAATGATCCTGAGGGTTCTGTAATAGCAAAAAGAGCCGGAATAACCGAGCCTGGTATGTATGCAATTAAAGTTCGATCATGA
- a CDS encoding DNA-directed RNA polymerase yields MYISLENDYVARVPPELLGDDYREAVLEITKRNLVGKLVDINDSTGRNMGKCFIVSIENIELVGDGTIVHGDGGVYQDVVYTAIAYYPKMHEVVDGVVISIQKFGAFVKFGPFEGLLHISQIMDDIINIDMANQRFVGRDTKEDLKIGDKIRVRIVAMNLSSSSIEDAKIGLTAKQPGLGKENWTTRTIKRGETQ; encoded by the coding sequence ATGTACATCTCTTTGGAAAATGATTACGTTGCAAGGGTTCCGCCAGAGCTCCTCGGTGATGATTACAGGGAGGCAGTGCTTGAAATCACTAAAAGGAACCTCGTTGGAAAGCTTGTCGATATAAATGATTCCACCGGCAGAAACATGGGCAAATGTTTTATTGTCTCAATAGAAAATATAGAGCTGGTTGGTGATGGAACCATAGTACATGGTGACGGCGGGGTTTACCAGGATGTTGTTTACACTGCCATAGCCTACTATCCAAAAATGCATGAGGTTGTTGACGGCGTTGTTATCTCAATACAGAAGTTCGGGGCCTTTGTCAAGTTCGGCCCGTTTGAGGGGCTTCTGCACATAAGCCAGATCATGGATGATATAATAAATATAGACATGGCAAATCAGAGGTTTGTTGGCAGGGATACGAAGGAGGATCTTAAGATCGGCGATAAGATACGTGTTAGGATAGTGGCAATGAACCTGTCATCATCATCAATAGAGGATGCAAAGATAGGACTTACTGCAAAACAGCCCGGCCTTGGAAAGGAGAACTGGACGACAAGAACAATTAAAAGGGGTGAAACACAGTGA
- a CDS encoding cytochrome ubiquinol oxidase subunit I codes for MFAYTISSHILLVTLTLGLALLITISEFIGIKYKNRYFLTLARKASTALVINFAVGTASGIFMAVELYLFWPEFMKVVGAVAMSAFYAEVFAFLLESITLMMYVYFWDNFKNRWNHWLTSIGVLVGTGGSAALITDVNAWMNTPEGSFNIPYYLKTGIITDVNPWKVFWEPSTFAEQFHMYAVEYFAGSMMLLGYFAYKYLRSSGADERLVYSAGLKILSVIAIIDIIIVGASGSNELDTLLVVEPLKYAALEQDMVPVTYGAPEHIFGVIINGHPAYYVNLPLAQSLLAYPFTFGHGYIPGLSSYPSSVWPPSFVHDTLDLMVGFGVLMGFFWLIVVIMYFMKKDPLNKRSVLKALMFFSGMAVYTMEDGWYTAEVGRVPGIILYDKPPYYVMTIGQAASTSPVVFPLGMAIIIFYIVLIPLTLYFMAKVLKVSNIEDDLRHADDDLSKVGKSTPAGMR; via the coding sequence ATGTTTGCGTATACAATATCATCCCACATACTTTTGGTAACGTTAACACTTGGACTTGCGCTTTTAATAACAATCTCAGAATTTATCGGAATAAAATACAAAAACAGGTACTTTTTAACACTGGCAAGAAAGGCATCAACAGCCCTTGTCATAAACTTTGCCGTGGGAACGGCCTCAGGCATCTTTATGGCCGTTGAGCTTTATCTCTTCTGGCCAGAGTTTATGAAGGTTGTTGGGGCAGTTGCAATGTCAGCATTTTATGCAGAGGTCTTTGCATTTCTATTGGAATCCATAACATTAATGATGTATGTCTACTTCTGGGACAATTTTAAGAACAGGTGGAACCACTGGCTAACCTCGATCGGCGTGCTTGTAGGCACCGGTGGATCTGCAGCATTGATAACAGACGTAAATGCATGGATGAACACACCAGAGGGCTCATTTAACATTCCATATTATTTAAAAACTGGAATTATAACAGATGTAAACCCATGGAAGGTTTTCTGGGAGCCATCAACATTTGCGGAGCAGTTCCATATGTATGCTGTGGAATACTTTGCAGGTTCAATGATGCTCCTGGGCTATTTTGCATACAAATATCTAAGATCATCGGGTGCAGATGAGAGGCTTGTTTACAGCGCAGGGCTTAAAATTTTATCAGTCATTGCAATAATAGATATAATAATAGTTGGCGCCAGTGGTTCAAACGAACTTGATACATTACTGGTTGTTGAGCCATTAAAGTATGCAGCCCTGGAGCAGGACATGGTTCCTGTTACATACGGTGCACCTGAGCACATCTTTGGTGTAATAATAAACGGACATCCTGCATACTATGTTAATCTGCCACTGGCACAGTCATTGCTTGCATATCCGTTTACATTTGGACATGGATACATACCTGGACTTTCATCATATCCTTCAAGTGTATGGCCGCCATCATTTGTTCATGATACACTGGATCTAATGGTCGGCTTCGGAGTATTAATGGGATTCTTCTGGCTAATCGTTGTAATAATGTACTTCATGAAGAAGGATCCATTAAATAAAAGATCCGTGCTTAAGGCTTTAATGTTCTTTTCAGGCATGGCCGTTTACACAATGGAGGATGGCTGGTACACGGCAGAGGTTGGCAGGGTACCTGGCATAATACTTTATGATAAACCACCGTATTATGTTATGACCATAGGCCAGGCAGCATCAACATCACCTGTGGTGTTTCCGCTTGGAATGGCAATAATAATCTTTTACATCGTTCTAATACCATTGACGCTATATTTCATGGCCAAGGTGCTTAAGGTATCAAATATAGAGGACGATCTAAGGCATGCAGATGATGACCTCTCAAAGGTTGGGAAATCAACACCTGCTGGAATGAGGTGA
- a CDS encoding M1 family metallopeptidase has product MDILSYEITLDIKNDHKYTGHEIITLDGNEEKLILNESGLVIDEIKVNNKEKNYKFYSENDELVVDGIITSRSVVEIRFHGKILESLDGFYVARYGDNEMYTTQFEASSARRMFPCIDNPSYKATFKIRVIIDKDLSAISNMPVKSETIENGRKIVEFHETPRMSTYLIYLGIGRFEEKHDKYKNIDIILAAPEGRLTGSDYPMEIAKRSIEFYENYFGIDYVLPKMHLISVPEFAAGAMENWGAITFREIYLNVDSHTGNSVKKAIADVIAHEIAHQWFGDLVTMKWWNDLWLNESFATFMSYKAIDSMYPEFDMFGDFVISETSGALSGDSLINSHPIEVEVKNSDEISQIFDEISYGKGGSILRMINKYIGDENFKNGLNRYLTNFKYKNAEGTDLWEYLAKTSNEPVREIMESFIKRSGYPMIRASVNGKKLSLKQERFLLNGSDNRIWKVPLTIKYKNGIKSMLLSKDYDEIDLNGDFIKINADESGFYRVLYDEAFYNDLDLKYLSNLDAWGIVNDAYAFLLADRIDMNLYKMIIEKFSELKNYLVINEISNELFRLKTIIPENRWLLEYGKKYHRMILDYLGDKKPGEDFNVSIIRGIVSSRLALFDEEYAMELAEKIDDFDNIDGDMNASVLNGYAVALNDASRLREMLKKTDSDETKVKIINAMALTHGDRNFKIIEDAMATGDIKKQDTMRYYINAAMNPMSREYIYGKLDYIVKELSRIFEGSGYTSMVIESIIPYIGLSIDIKEKLKSIETKEINRGIKKGLEYLEVYSRLYNKYKI; this is encoded by the coding sequence ATGGATATTTTAAGTTATGAAATAACACTGGACATAAAAAATGATCATAAATACACAGGGCATGAGATAATTACATTGGATGGCAACGAGGAAAAGCTAATATTAAATGAGTCTGGCCTTGTCATAGATGAAATAAAAGTGAACAACAAAGAAAAAAATTACAAGTTTTACAGTGAAAATGATGAGCTCGTTGTAGACGGTATAATAACATCAAGATCTGTTGTTGAAATAAGGTTTCATGGTAAGATCCTGGAAAGCCTCGATGGTTTCTACGTGGCAAGGTACGGAGATAATGAGATGTACACAACCCAGTTTGAGGCAAGCAGTGCAAGAAGGATGTTTCCATGCATAGATAATCCATCATACAAGGCCACTTTTAAAATCAGGGTTATAATTGACAAAGATTTAAGTGCAATATCAAACATGCCTGTAAAATCAGAGACCATTGAAAATGGTAGAAAGATCGTTGAATTCCATGAAACCCCGAGGATGTCAACATATCTTATCTATCTTGGTATCGGCAGGTTTGAGGAAAAACATGATAAATACAAAAATATAGATATAATCCTTGCCGCTCCAGAGGGCAGGCTTACAGGTTCTGATTATCCAATGGAGATAGCAAAGAGATCCATAGAATTCTATGAAAATTACTTTGGAATAGATTACGTGCTGCCAAAGATGCATTTAATCTCTGTTCCTGAATTTGCAGCCGGTGCAATGGAGAACTGGGGTGCAATAACCTTTAGGGAGATATATCTTAATGTGGATTCGCACACGGGAAACTCTGTAAAAAAGGCCATAGCAGATGTCATAGCCCATGAGATAGCGCATCAGTGGTTCGGCGACCTTGTTACAATGAAGTGGTGGAACGATCTCTGGCTAAATGAGAGCTTTGCAACCTTCATGTCATACAAGGCCATTGATAGTATGTATCCTGAGTTTGACATGTTTGGTGACTTTGTTATAAGCGAGACGTCAGGCGCACTCTCCGGAGATTCTTTAATAAACTCGCATCCTATAGAGGTTGAGGTAAAGAACTCTGATGAGATATCACAGATCTTCGATGAGATAAGCTATGGAAAGGGCGGTAGCATCCTAAGGATGATAAATAAATACATTGGTGATGAAAACTTTAAAAATGGATTAAACAGGTATTTAACAAATTTTAAGTACAAAAATGCTGAGGGTACAGATCTCTGGGAGTATCTTGCAAAGACCTCAAATGAACCGGTACGTGAGATCATGGAGTCCTTTATAAAGAGGAGCGGCTATCCCATGATAAGGGCATCAGTAAACGGTAAAAAATTGAGTCTAAAACAGGAGCGCTTTCTGCTAAATGGCTCTGATAACAGAATATGGAAGGTTCCGCTGACGATAAAATATAAAAATGGTATAAAGAGCATGCTTTTATCAAAGGATTATGATGAAATTGATTTAAACGGGGATTTCATAAAGATTAATGCTGATGAATCTGGATTCTACAGGGTTTTATACGATGAGGCCTTCTACAATGATCTGGATTTAAAATATCTATCAAACCTTGATGCCTGGGGCATTGTAAACGATGCGTATGCATTTCTTCTGGCAGATAGAATCGATATGAATTTATACAAAATGATAATAGAAAAGTTCTCTGAATTAAAGAATTACCTTGTAATAAACGAGATATCAAATGAACTGTTTAGATTGAAAACGATAATACCTGAGAACAGGTGGCTGCTTGAATACGGAAAGAAATACCACAGAATGATCCTTGATTATCTTGGTGATAAAAAACCGGGCGAGGACTTCAATGTATCCATAATAAGGGGAATTGTATCCTCCAGGCTTGCATTGTTCGATGAAGAATACGCAATGGAACTTGCAGAAAAAATAGATGATTTTGATAACATCGATGGCGATATGAATGCCTCTGTATTAAATGGATATGCCGTTGCATTAAACGATGCTTCAAGATTAAGGGAAATGCTCAAAAAAACAGACAGTGATGAAACAAAGGTAAAGATAATAAATGCAATGGCGCTTACACATGGCGATAGGAATTTTAAAATCATTGAGGATGCAATGGCCACAGGAGATATTAAAAAACAGGACACAATGAGGTACTACATAAACGCAGCAATGAATCCAATGTCCAGAGAATATATTTACGGTAAGCTGGATTACATTGTAAAGGAACTTTCAAGGATATTCGAGGGCTCTGGATACACATCAATGGTCATAGAATCGATAATACCTTACATAGGACTATCAATTGACATAAAGGAAAAGTTAAAATCCATTGAAACAAAAGAAATAAACAGGGGCATTAAAAAGGGTCTCGAGTACCTTGAGGTCTATTCAAGGCTTTATAATAAATATAAAATTTAA